In Trichocoleus desertorum NBK24, the following are encoded in one genomic region:
- the rpmF gene encoding 50S ribosomal protein L32 encodes MAVPKKKTSKSKRDMRKATWKRKAALQAQKALSLGKSILTGRSKGFVYPNDEEGEDEES; translated from the coding sequence ATGGCTGTTCCTAAGAAGAAAACATCCAAGTCTAAGCGAGATATGCGGAAGGCGACCTGGAAGCGCAAAGCAGCGTTGCAGGCGCAAAAAGCTCTCTCTCTTGGTAAATCCATTTTGACCGGACGTTCTAAGGGCTTTGTCTATCCCAATGACGAAGAAGGGGAAGATGAAGAGTCTTAA